One window of the Diospyros lotus cultivar Yz01 chromosome 12, ASM1463336v1, whole genome shotgun sequence genome contains the following:
- the LOC127814189 gene encoding MDIS1-interacting receptor like kinase 1 gives MKFQTVSWRRRLLLFYCFIGCCYCLGHVKAILADEASVLVSIRAGLVDPLNQLGDWKLTENGVEEAAASVHCNWTGVWCNSDGAVEKLDLSHFNLSGTVSDDIQMLQSLASLNLCCNGLSSSLPTALSNLTALESIDVSQNFFVGNFPVGFGRAAVLARLNASSNSFSGDIPEDLGNATSLEMLDLRGNFFQGSIPRSFKNLKKLQYLGLSGNNLTGRLPPELGQLLSLQTMILGYNGFEGEIPAEFGNLTSLRYLDLAVGNLGGGIPAELGRLKLLNTVFLYRNNFEGKIPAEMGNVTSTLQVLDLSDNMLSGEIPAELARLRNLRLLNLMCNQLSGSVPSALGGLAQLEVLELWNNSLSGPLPVDLGRNSPLQWMDISSNSFSGEIPATLCSGGNLTKLLLFNNGFTGPVPTGISTCASLVRVRMQNNLLSGTIPVGFGKLGKLQRLELANNSLTGQIPNDIAASASLSFIDFSRNRLQSSLPSSILSIPNLQSFMASDNNMVGEIPDQFQDCPSLSVLDLSSNNFTGSIPASMASCEKLVTLNLRNNQLTGPIPRAIAVMTTLAVLDLSNNSLTGGLPKNFGDSPALEMLNVSYNKLEGPVPANGMLRTINPNDLVGNAGLCGGVLPPCSQNLAYTSKEKSLHSKHIVAGWIIGMSSLLTAIVAVFGARSLYNRRYSNGSCFKEIFGMGKGEWPWRLMAFQRLGFTSNDILACIKESNVIGMGATGIVYKAEMQRLNTVVAVKKLWRTGIDIEMGGSEDLVGEVNLLGGLRHRNIVRLVGFLHNDTDAMIVYEYMQNGSLGEALHGRQGGRLLVDWVSRYNIAVGVAQGLAYLHHDCRPPVIHRDVKSNNILLTANLEARIADFGLARMMLNKNETVSMVAGSYGYIAPEYGYTLKVDEKSDIYSYGVVLMELLTGKRPLDPEFGESVDIVEWIRMKIRDNRSLEEAIDPNVGNCKHVQEEMLLVLQIALLCTAKLPKDRPSMRDVITMLGEAKPRRKSSSTSGTNVIDREKPVFSTSPVSGIL, from the exons atGAAGTTCCAAACAGTGTCTTGGCGGCGGCGGCTGCTGCTCTTCTACTGTTTCATTGGCTGTTGCTACTGTCTTGGCCATGTCAAGGCAATCTTGGCTGATGAAGCATCGGTTTTGGTATCGATAAGAGCAGGCCTAGTCGATCCTCTGAACCAGCTTGGAGATTGGAAGCTCACAGAAAATGGGGTGGAGGAAGCAGCAGCTTCAGTACACTGTAACTGGACTGGGGTTTGGTGCAACTCTGATGGAGCTGTGGAGAAGCTTGACCTCTCCCACTTCAATCTCAGCGGCACAGTTTCAGACGATATCCAGATGCTGCAAAGCCTCGCTTCGCTCAACCTCTGCTGCAATGGCCTCTCTTCCTCCTTGCCGACAGCCTTGTCCAATCTCACTGCACTGGAGAGCATTGATGTGAGCCAGAATTTCTTCGTTGGCAACTTCCCGGTGGGATTCGGAAGGGCAGCTGTACTGGCAAGGCTGAATGCTTCCAGCAACAGCTTCTCCGGCGACATTCCCGAGGATCTAGGCAATGCCACCTCGCTCGAGATGCTAGATCTTAGAGGCAACTTCTTCCAGGGCTCGATCCCGAGGTCTTTCAAGAACTTGAAGAAGCTGCAGTATCTAGGCCTGTCAGGGAACAATCTGACAGGCCGGTTGCCACCTGAGCTAGGCCAGCTTTTGTCGCTGCAGACCATGATCCTCGGCTACAATGGCTTCGAAGGTGAGATCCCGGCAGAGTTTGGGAACCTGACCAGTCTCCGGTATCTTGACTTGGCTGTTGGCAACCTTGGTGGCGGCATCCCGGCTGAACTGGGGAGGCTAAAGCTGTTAAACACAGTCTTCTTGTACAGAAACAACTTTGAAGGGAAAATTCCGGCGGAGATGGGCAACGTTACCTCGACACTACAAGTGTTGGACCTCTCCGACAATATGCTGTCAGGCGAAATCCCGGCTGAGCTGGCTCGGCTAAGGAACCTGCGGCTCCTCAATCTGATGTGCAACCAGTTGTCCGGGTCAGTTCCTTCTGCGCTTGGAGGATTGGCTCAACTGGAGGTGCTCGAGCTGTGGAACAATTCCCTGTCAGGCCCTTTGCCGGTTGATCTTGGCCGGAACTCGCCCCTCCAGTGGATGGACATATCATCCAATTCGTTCTCTGGTGAGATTCCGGCAACCTTGTGCAGTGGAGGTAACCTCACTAAGCTCCTCCTGTTCAACAATGGTTTCACCGGTCCAGTTCCCACCGGGATATCGACGTGTGCTTCGCTTGTTCGTGTTAGAATGCAGAACAATCTTCTCTCCGGCACAATCCCAGTTGGCTTTGGCAAACTTGGGAAGCTTCAGAGGCTGGAATTGGCCAATAACAGTCTCACAGGTCAGATCCCAAATGACATAGCTGCTTCTGCATCACTCTCTTTCATTGATTTCTCTCGAAATCGCCTCCAATCTTCGCTTCCTTCTTCCATCCTGTCCATTCCAAATCTGCAGAGCTTCATGGCCTCGGATAATAACATGGTGGGTGAAATCCCAGATCAATTCCAGGACTGTCCTTCACTCTCGGTGCTTGATCTCTCGTCCAACAATTTCACTGGAAGCATACCTGCTAGCATGGCTTCTTGTGAGAAATTGGTAACCTTGAATCTCCGAAACAATCAACTGACAGGTCCAATCCCGAGAGCCATTGCTGTGATGACTACACTAGCTGTTCTAGATCTATCCAACAACTCTCTGACCGGTGGCTTACCCAAAAATTTTGGGGACTCTCCAGCCTTGGAAATGCTCAATGTTTCTTACAACAAGCTAGAGGGTCCTGTTCCTGCCAATGGAATGCTTCGGACCATAAATCCAAATGATCTTGTAGGCAATGCCGGGCTCTGTGGCGGGGTGCTACCTCCATGCTCCCAAAACCTGGCTTATACATCAAAAGAAAAGAGCCTGCACTCGAAACACATCGTTGCAGGATGGATCATTGGGATGTCGTCTCTTCTGACTGCCATAGTCGCAGTCTTTGGAGCCCGGTCTCTGTACAACAGGCGGTACTCCAATGGAAGTTGCTTCAAGGAAATATTTGGAATGGGAAAAGGCGAGTGGCCATGGAGATTGATGGCATTCCAGAGACTTGGTTTCACAAGCAATGACATCCTAGCCTGCATCAAGGAATCAAATGTGATAGGGATGGGAGCAACTGGGATTGTGTACAAGGCCGAGATGCAGAGATTAAACACAGTTGTGGCGGTAAAGAAACTGTGGAGAACAGGAATCGATATCGAGATGGGAGGCAGTGAAGATCTGGTGGGGGAGGTCAATCTCCTGGGGGGTCTAAGGCATCGAAATATAGTAAGATTAGTTGGATTTCTTCACAATGATACTGATGCTATGATAGTCTATGAGTATATGCAGAATGGCAGCCTTGGAGAAGCTCTACATGGAAGACAAGGAGGGAGGCTGCTAGTAGACTGGGTTTCGCGATACAACATTGCAGTTGGGGTCGCCCAAGGGCTCGCCTATCTCCACCATGACTGCCGCCCACCTGTCATCCACCGGGATGTCAAGTCGAACAACATACTGCTCACTGCAAACCTCGAGGCAAGGATTGCCGATTTTGGGTTGGCAAGGATGATGCTTAACAAGAATGAGACAGTTTCTATGGTTGCTGGATCTTACGGATACATAGCCCCTG AGTATGGATACACATTGAAAGTCGATGAGAAGAGCGATATATATAGCTATGGAGTTGTCCTAATGGAACTTCTAACAGGAAAACGACCATTGGACCCTGAGTTTGGAGAATCTGTCGACATAGTTGAATGGATTCGAATGAAGATTCGAGACAACAGATCTTTAGAAGAAGCTATAGACCCTAATGTAGGCAATTGTAAACATGTCCAGGAAGAGATGCTTTTAGTCCTTCAGATAGCGCTCCTTTGTACAGCCAAGCTGCCCAAGGACAGGCCATCCATGAGGGATGTCATAACAATGCTCGGAGAGGCAAAGCCTAGGAGAAAAAGCAGTAGCACTAGTGGCACTAATGTTATTGACAGAGAGAAGCCAGTCTTTAGCACATCACCAGTCAGTGGCATACTGTAA